NNNNNNNNNNNNNNNNNNNNNNNNNNNNNNNNNNNNNNNNNNNNNNNNNNNNNNNNNNNNNNNNNNNNNNNNNNNNNNNNNNNNNNNNNNNNNNNNNNNNNNNNNNNNNNNNNNNNNNNNNNNNNNNNNNNNNNNNNNNNNNNNNNNNNNNNNNNNNNNNNNNNNNNNNNNNNNNNNNNNNNNNNNNNNNNNNNNNNNNNNNNNNNNNNNNNNNNNNNNNNNNNNNNNNNNNNNNNNNNNNNNNNNNNNNNNNNNNNNNNNNNNNNNNNNNNNNNNNNNNNNNNNNNNNNNNNNNNNNNNNNNNNNNNNNNNNNNNNNNNNNNNNNNNNNNNNNNNNNNNNNNNNNNNNNNNNNNNNNNNNNNNNNNNNNNNNNNNNNNNNNNNNNNNNNNNNNNNNNNNNNNNNNNNNNNNNNNNNNNNNNNNNNNNNNNNNNNNNNNNNNNNNNNNNNNNNNNNNNNNNNNNNNNNNNNNNNNNNNNNNNNNNNNNNNNNNNNNNNNNNNNNNNNNNNNNNNNNNNNNNNNNNNNNNNNNNNNNNNNNNNNNNNNNNNNNNNNNNNNNNNNNNNNNNNNNNNNNNNNNNNNNNNNNNNNNNNNNNNNNNNNNNNNNNNNNNNNNNNNNNNNNNNNNNNNNNNNNNNNNNNNNNNNNNNNNNNNNNNNNNNNNNNNNNNNNNNNNNNNNNNNNNNNNNNNNNNNNNNNNNNNNNNNNNNNNNNNNNNNNNNNNNNNNNNNNNNNNNNNNNNNNNNNNNNNNNNNNNNNNNNNNNNNNNNNNNNNNNNNNNNNNNNNNNNNNNNNNNNNNNNNNNNNNNNNNNNNNNNNNNNNNNNNNNNNNNNNNNNNNNNNNNNNNNNNNNNNNNNNNNNNNNNNNNNNNNNNNNNNNNNNNNNNNNNNNNNNNNNNNNNNNNNNNNNNNNNNNNNNNNNNNNNNNNNNNNNNNNNNNNNNNNNNNNNNNNNNNNNNNNNNNNNNNNNNNNNNNNNNNNNNNNNNNNNNNNNNNNNNNNNNNNNNNNNNNNNNNNNNNNNNNNNNNNNNNNNNNNNNNNNNNNNNNNNNNNNNNNNNNNNNNNNNNNNNNNNNNNNNNNNNNNNNNNNNNNNNNNNNNNNNNNNNNNNNNNNNNNNNNNNNNNNNNNNNNNNNNNNNNNNNNNNNNNNNNNNNNNNNNNNNNNNNNNNNNNNNNNNNNNNNNNNNNGTGATCGCCGTCCGCCAGACGATCGGTCAGGATTGGTACGAGGCCTTGGAATACCATTGGTTGGCCCTCTTCGGGATCATTTACTATTGCATGGACTTCGGATGGCAACTTCAACGTGCAGATGAGCAAAAACGGGCCCGATTGGCCACCGAGGCGTCCAAAAACAGATCCCAGAAGTAATAATAATGACCTTCACCTGAATTCACAATGCACTTGTTTTGTCTACTTCACAGAAATAATGTATTTCAATATGGagcgagtgtgtgtgtgtgtgttttatACACGTTCTCTAGGATTTCGCCCGCCACAACGAGCAAAAGAACGAACGGTtcattgtaattgtaattaagGGAGTGGAGTGGGCGTGGAGTTGGTAAAAATGGTGTTGACGGGTTTTTAAGCCTGTATGGAAATGTTGGGCGACAGAGTTGTTCTCTTTACCACGCCCCTCTCGAACTGGATCCGTTGGATTTGGATGCGGGCTTCGAGCTCTTCTTGGCCTCCTTGTAGATCGAAGCCAGAACTTTGCTCTTCAGATGTTCCTTGTATTCCAAGATGTCCGTTTCCCATTTCGTCACCGTTTGCTTCTCACAGATCCAAATCTCGTCAGCCACCTACAAAGGCCAAAGAATACATAAATTCAGACACCGTCAAAAACGACAATTTGTCTTCGTTGAGGTTTAGTTGGGCAAATGAGTAAATTGTCATTGACATTGCAACCGTCAcatatcaaaaaagaaaatatactTCACTATCagtaaaataaatattgaaatcTCTGATGTATCATCCACATGAAACGCTTTGCATGATGTTCATTTTAACCAGTAGTCTCCCGTTACTCAGGAGCTTTACTCCCTCTAGTCTTTCTTGACACCTAAATatttcaatgacaatgaaCACCAAAACTAGTCTAAATAGGTCCTTCTAAACCCATTATCCAGTCCTAATCTTGTTAAAACCTCTTGCTTTTAACGTGAAAGAGggttttttacttcaaattcCTCTCAAGCGAAAGATTAGttccaaatgaattttgaactcTACTCACAAAAACTCAAACTCGCCGCACACAAAAAAGACTATTATACAATGTTTTGACCTTGATAAATTTGTCATCGTAGATATCGTGGTGACAAAAGAATAGGAATAGTCAAAATTTACTCTGGCAAACGTGAAAAATTGGATCGAGCTACGGATAAGAGCTCAACACAGAGTGCGGTTTGCCCCTCGCTTttaatcttgtattttatCCAGCCCACCTACCTGATTAATGAGTCTGAAGTCGTGAGAAACGAGGACAAGTCCTCCTTCGAAGTTGTTAATGGCCTCGGCCAAGGCGTCGATGGTCTCGATATCCAAGTGATTGGTCGGTTCGTCCAAGAGAAGCATGTGAGGGGTTTGCCAAGCCAACCAAGCGAATACCACTCGACACCGTTGACCATCGGATAACTGTTTGATGGCACAGGTCTGTTGTTTGCCCGTGATGCCGTAGCGGCCGAGAATGCGTCTAACATCGTCGCGTTCCTTCAGCTCCGGGAAGTTCTTCATCATGTACTCGATAGCACTGATATCCATTTCCAGGAGCTCGTGCAAATGTTGGTGGTATCGGCCGAATTTCAAGTGATTGTGTCGTCGGATCATGCCTTCAGTAGGGATCAACTGAAACGAGGAGAagtattgatttatttgggGGATTGTCAagatgggttgaaattataAAGACGTATTATAAAAGTGGACACACAAAGTCTGCTCGCTCTTTGTTGTCTCGATATTTCAAGAaatccccctccccccatATCAGCTCAAACTGCAGAAAATGGAAGTCAGCCCTTGTGATAGCGCGTCTCATCTACCTGGTAAAATAGATTACCTAAATCAAATTTCTACAGGTTGAGCAGAACAAGGgatttctttttgacaaatttcattcaaataggTGAATATACGACCCaattcacgcaacctcgtCGAGAGGTTCGGATAGGACTGTGTTACTTCTTGCGTACATCTCAAACAAACCTGACTTGACGAGTCAGTAGAGACATTTCAAAGTagtgttttcttttgatgCATAGCATTGACGATGATGTTGCAAACAACTGTTTTGTATGGGAAATAATAATCCTGCTTGATATGCTTTAAAGAAGCAGGAGAATAGATATTCCCGTTTTTGCTCTGGCAAACGTGAAAAATTGGATCTGATCATGGTCAAGAGATCAGACACAGAGTGCGGTTTGCCTATGACGCTCTAACATATCTGGGAATAACCATGACTTACATCGCCATAGATGAGTTTGAGTAGGGTGGATTTGCCAGCTCCGTTGGGACCCACCAAAGCCAACCGGGTGTctagatccaaaccaaattccaaatttcgGTAAATCCAATCGGTATCGTCGCTATATCGGAAACTGACATTCTGAAAAAGGGTTAATAATCTAATAAGAACATTGTACTCATCGATAATCGTAGCTAATAGACTAGTAAAACAATTGTGGAACCCCTACGAGTGTGCCTTACGTTGAAGACCTTTGATATATACAAAAGGCTTGAAATTATATTTTTACATATAAGATTAAAAACAAGTTTACAAGGCCTTTACTCAGGCGAAGATGTTGGCACGGACACAAGGCGAATTAGGCTTGTTCAAGTATATTTTAAAAGCCTTTGCGCAAgatgaaaaacatcttttttctagggacagttttctttcaatgcttCTATGTCAGGACGGACTCCATTATCCATATTATGAAGTCTTCCCAACCATGAAAAGAACAGGAATATCACGCTAAAGGGACGCTAAGGTTAAAAAGTAACAACCCTATAtcctttttcatcaaatgaaattgtttgccAGTGCGTACAATTCCGTCTtacaaatttcagctcaatcaatcTAATAAGCCAACGATAATTATGCCCTCCCGTAGCGCAATTCAGAACAGTCCAGAGAAAGAATGAGGTAATCAATTCATAGAAGGGAGCTCGTCCATTCATTCGGATTCGTAGGATCAAAAGCATTACTCCAGACCCGtctgttgattttgattgagctgaaactTGAAATACAAAATTGCAGCAACCCAGGTTTCATTTCAACAGCAGACAAACACGATTCCTTCGATCGTTTTCGATTGGTTAATTCTCAACCCTAGGGTCGCTGTCCATATTCTTGTGTTCCACTGGTCATACCCGCTATCAAGTGGGATGGACTGGCTTACCTGAACCATAATAACTGGAGGTGGGATCTCGCCACAAGAGTAGAAGTAGAAGCTAATGTTCTTGTCGGCTCCGACTTTCTCGGTCAATCCACCGGCCACCATCTTGGCCAAGGTCTTCTCTTTGGATTGGGCTTGACGGGCCAATTTGGCCGAACCGTGACCGAATCGAGCAATGTAGTTCTTCATGTGAGCGATCTGATCCTGTTCCCATTGGTATCGCTTGGCTTGGTTCTCCAGCAATTCCAATCGAGTCCGTACGAACACGTCGTAGTTACCGCCGTAGCTCGTCAGCACCTTCTTGTCCAGATGAATGATATTGCTGCACACGCCATTCATGAAATCCTGAGAACAAGCAAGGTAAAGCAAAGTTCGTTAAATAGGTTGGAGACCGATTGGATGCACTAGAAACTGAACGATATCTTCTATAAAGCTTTTTAATTGATGACACTACCCGACCAGTCCTACCAATCCAAACAGGTATTCTTCTTTCAGATTCTTAATAAAAACACGAagtgcaatttctttttggttgtTAGAGAGACACTAATCCGAAGGAGAAGGGAACATTCGAAAAACACATTGCctaaaaaactaaaacaagTTGAATTCAATGTTTCATCAAATTTCGTATCAAGTTTCAACTAGTGTTAAACAATTCATTCCCCGAAGTCGTCTTTTTtctatgtaaaaaaaataataataataccaCGGGAGTAATAAACTTGGGGGGGTTGAGTGGCCAACAAGCACAATTAATAACCAACCAGATATCATGGAAATAGTATATTCTAACCTGAGAATGCGAAATCATGACCAAGATCTGCTTGTAGTTCTTGAGCTCCTCTTCCAACCACACGCAGGCCTCCAAATCTAAATGATTGGTCGGCTCGTCCAAGAGAAGGAGATGTGGTTTGATGAAGAGAGCACGGGCTAACGCCACCCGCATCCTCCATCCTCCCGAGAAGTCCTTGCACTTCTTATGCATCATGGCGTTGGTGAAGCCCAGGCCCATCAGTAGCCCGCAAGCTTTGGCCTCCGCCGTGTCAGCACCCAACTCATCCAAACGTTCATACACCTATTAAGGTAAAAGAAATACGTTATTTGATACCAAATTTGATGCAGATTCGGATTTCGGACTAATTTTAGAAAACGTTACTGATTGCTCATATCTAGAGAACCTTAACCACCCATGACCAACGAAGTTGCGTGATGAATATGGTGTTTCAGTCCGCTTAAGAGACCAACATGAATGTGGTGATTTAGTTGTATGAACAATGATAAATTTGCCACCTCAAGAGAAAAGATGGCAAAAGAATAGGATTGGTCAACCTTTATCTGACAAACGTGAAAAATTGAATCGGATTATAGACAAAAATCCGACACAGAGTGCAGTTTGCCAAGTAATAGAAACTTACAATAAAgctatctttaaaaaaaataaaactcaaATAGATTCACAGCATCATTATGGCATCTGAAACCATGCGCTTCATTTCAAAAGCGCGATAAAGTTTCTTCAACCATGAACTAGTTATGTGGGACAAGCTCACCTCCATAAGATAATCCTGAGATTCATCATCTTCGAGCAGAGCTAATTCCTCAGCCAATTTCTCGAGTTTGATCCGCTCAGAATCGGCCTTCATGACTGCTTCCAAGGCCGTAGTCTCGGAGGCGGGCATCTCACGAGACAAGTAATAGATGTCGATGTGATCTTGAATGGGCACCTCACGATTACCCAACACGGCCAAGAGAGACGACTTGcctaaagtgaaaaaaaaaaaaaatgaaagaccaCCATGATCACCACTCAACATGAATCATGAATGCGGTTATGATTCCAATGTTACCTGAGCCGTTGGCACCGATTAAGCCATAGCGTTGACCGCACGACAACTCCAATTTGGTGTCTAGCAAGAGTTCGGCTCCATGGAAGGTGATCGAGAAGTTATCAATCTTAATATCCCTGGACATGGGATGGATGCCCAACACGCCGGTACAGGCTCGAGCATCGGCGGCCAAACGAGATTGCTCTTCCAACAAACTGCACAGTTCCTCTGAAAAGATCAAGTCAAAGGAACAAATGAAAGGATAGAATGGATATGAATTAGAAGCCTATTGGACTGGGTTGGGTGATTTTGGACAACAGATTCCggagatttgacatttcctCTCACccaagcttttcaaaaaaaaaaaaaacctagtAGCTTTTGTTCAAGATTAATATGCAAACATTTTCTTACCCTAACTCATCAGCAACAAGCAGGAGCAAAAAAATCGTGCTTTTAACAACTAATTAGTTGGACTAAATTTATGACACGTTTTAAAAACAATGCCCTAACTTCACGTTATCATGCTATTATAtccaaaaaatatgcatttacaaaaaagaaaatttcgaAATTCCCCactctcttcttcattttcgtaCGTAACGTCAAGTAGATCGTAATAAATAAAAGCCAGTACTTCATTGTTAATGTAACTGGACCAAATGTCGCACTAGTATTTCCTGGTCAAAAACGCACCTACTCACGCTGACTAGTTATGCTTTGAAGTTGTATACAATAGGAACTTGGAATTCAAGTGAAATTGGCCTATATTTGGGGttcatttgcaaattcattcattcgacTTCTCGACTGCGAATACTGAAGCTGATTGTGACCAAATCCATTCATTGATAAGAAATTAATCCATTTCGGATACGTGGGCATACAATTACCATTAAATCATGCCACATTGTCACCTGCCTAAGCAAACTAAACAAACACATTTACAACTTTCTATATATTGTCATCCTCCATCAATCTGATGGAGGTACTAATTTAAAAGCATATTGTTGTAACGTTGAAATGAAGAGTTCATGGTCATAAgtatcaatttttgttttatcaGGTTATCATTTATTATAAGGTTTTAACAACTAATTAGTGAAGCAAGGCGTCAACAAAATACTACGCTATgataaaacacatttttgggcggcgttttcaattttccaccACTTGATTGGCGGTGCTTTAATCCGAATTTGTGGCAAACTGTGGTAGGGTTTAGATGAAGAGTTTGAAGGCTCTTAATAAAGTCTTAGGTTGGGCAAGGATACCTTTAataacaggaggattggacatggcaattggcgaagctaggccaccttctgataacaatatttcagctccccAAAGGGCACAACGGATACAACTATACATTATAGAAAAGCgatttaaaagaagaaaaaaaaatcttgttttatgacaaaatgtaatcttaaatgaaaatatcaaaagttTCTGGTTTGTGtatcaaaaagtttcaagaattgGTAATAATGAAACTAACAAAAGatgtgcagtttggtctcCAATGTTCTCTAGTTAAAGTCTCCCTAGGTtgggtttgattaggttatgTCATAAAGTAGCACAACCAACCAAATGGTGAATACTGACATCTACCCtcgctcattcattcatgccttGTTCCTCCCATGCTAGGGCGAAAGGTGCCAACAGGCTGTCAATTAGCCTTATCATCGGCACACTTGCCCTTAACGACTCTtttcaacaactgaaaagAGCTTCCGGTTATCCTGAACCAGTGTATTTTAACTGCTCCTGTATTATGTACTTTCTCCCTTTTCCCACGTAGCAACTATCGACAAGATAAAATCCAGCATGTTGGTTAGGCATCTTATGATCAGCTGTCATTTGTTTTCAGCCTGGCTGGTTCATTCATGAACCCTAAGGCAGAATGGGCCGGGAGACCAATTCAGCCGACTACCCGGTTACCCAACTGGTTTCCCAACTGGTTTAGATCAATCCAGCCTTGGTCAG
This genomic interval from Tigriopus californicus strain San Diego chromosome 6, Tcal_SD_v2.1, whole genome shotgun sequence contains the following:
- the LOC131881805 gene encoding ATP-binding cassette sub-family F member 2-like; protein product: MPSDYAKKKAAKKKELSKGKGGKKGSSATETPEDTPTTTNGTNTPTQENGQGITEEEELCSLLEEQSRLAADARACTGVLGIHPMSRDIKIDNFSITFHGAELLLDTKLELSCGQRYGLIGANGSGKSSLLAVLGNREVPIQDHIDIYYLSREMPASETTALEAVMKADSERIKLEKLAEELALLEDDESQDYLMEVYERLDELGADTAEAKACGLLMGLGFTNAMMHKKCKDFSGGWRMRVALARALFIKPHLLLLDEPTNHLDLEACVWLEEELKNYKQILVMISHSQDFMNGVCSNIIHLDKKVLTSYGGNYDVFVRTRLELLENQAKRYQWEQDQIAHMKNYIARFGHGSAKLARQAQSKEKTLAKMVAGGLTEKVGADKNISFYFYSCGEIPPPVIMVQNVSFRYSDDTDWIYRNLEFGLDLDTRLALVGPNGAGKSTLLKLIYGDLIPTEGMIRRHNHLKFGRYHQHLHELLEMDISAIEYMMKNFPELKERDDVRRILGRYGITGKQQTCAIKQLSDGQRCRVVFAWLAWQTPHMLLLDEPTNHLDIETIDALAEAINNFEGGLVLVSHDFRLINQVADEIWICEKQTVTKWETDILEYKEHLKSKVLASIYKEAKKSSKPASKSNGSSSRGAW